One window from the genome of Rhizoctonia solani chromosome 15, complete sequence encodes:
- a CDS encoding Retrotransposon-derived protein PEG10, which translates to MEPEPSLTALLKAITALTATVGSLQDQIKSQGQELIQLKAICKETANLLGNKDQGGQAQPGPLTGPVTPPTHLGGETHTPGTVRPGLKAPFQPTRGTGFDSEEEEEPRHPKKEPTGTPKRHLGSLTPFNSGSSVKRPKMDLLDPYKGNTRGRKATQWLDRMMLWVALHRDQFDEEEQMVVWILYHMTDKAANWALPIIGNIIKGKGNPPTTIQALTAKFKEAFADPNAKRAAARKIATLVQTSTTSKYVTEFRNLIAELDWNEEAYIAQFTQGLHWKVKELLSTKDSIPDNLEAIFAAAIKINNIRRKNEENRPKKVPAKSPATVATTSTTTTQRVCLLEDPNYVTPEERDCCRASGLCVKCSQKGHGIKQCPNRWKATIKEVAKVAEDVKLGKD; encoded by the coding sequence atggaaccagagccgtcccttaccgctctcctcaaggctatcacagccctcactgccactgttgggtccttgcaggaccaaatcaaatcacaaggcCAAGAACTCATCCaactcaaggccatatgcaaggaaaccgccaacctccttggcaacaaggatcaaggaggacaagcccagcctggcccattgactgggcctgtcactccccccactcatttgggaggagaaacccacactccaggcacggttaggcctgggctcaaagccCCTTTCCAACCCACCAGGGGAACCGGATTTGattcagaggaagaggaagagccaaggcaccccaaaaaggagcctacAGGAACGCCTAAGAGGCACTTagggtccctcacccccttcaaTTCAGGGTCCTCCGTAAagcggcccaagatggatctTCTGGACCCCTATAAAGGCAACACTAGGGGACGTAAGGCTACCCAATGGCTTGATaggatgatgctctgggttgcaCTCCACCGGGACCAatttgatgaggaggagcagatggttgtgtggatcttataccacatgacagacaaggctgccaactgggccctccccatcattggaaacatcatcaagggcaaaggtaaccctcctaccactatccaggccctaacagccaaattcaaggaggcctttgCTGACCCCAACGCCAAACGGGCCGCCGCCAGGAAAATAGCTACCCTGGTCCaaacctccaccacctccaagtaTGTCACagagttccgcaacctcattgcagaattagactggaatgaggaggcctatattgcacagttcacgcaaggcctccactggaaagtcaaggaactgttgtctaccaaggataGCATCCCTGACAATCTTGAAGCCATCTTTGCAGCGGCAATTAAAATCAATAACatccgccgcaaaaatgaggaaaacCGGCCAAAGAAGGTCCCTGCCAAATCCCCGGCCACTGtggccaccacctccaccactaccactcaacgggtctGCCTATTGGaagaccccaactacgtcacaccggaggaaagggactgCTGCCGCGCATCAGGGCTATGcgtcaaatgcagccaaaaggggcacggcatcaaacaatgccccaatcgctggaaagccacaatcaaagaGGTAGCCAAGGTGGCTGAAGATGTcaagttgggaaaagattga
- a CDS encoding tyrosinase yields MRLPCLFLVATSALFHVVSGVGSSHTCATIEVRREWRNLTSTERKAWIDASNCLNTRPRSGKLNPPVNTAVDYPGFFNQIVPINENSTYYDDLVYAHMNLNPLIHFTGFFLPWHRLYLHEWTNALRSECGYEGIAPYWAWEKDAADFENSAIWDTDPESGLGGFGDPNDDYTVKTGALNITVVYPITHKLRRRYTPILDLENVTKIPANSTFSQEEVNSLLAQPEGNFTAFHASAERFVGMHTAIHYILGGDLAGGCPKGSSNTTACPIEGAPTFSPNEPMFHMHHGNIDRFWWMWQEKSDLNKAAFHGGSVQNLSNLATYPNGQPPWLNKTSPIPTAGMFDSYTIEQVMDTRSWPLCYIYE; encoded by the exons ATGCGACTCCCTTGCCTCTTTCTTGTGGCCACCAGCGCACTCTTTCATGTCGTTTCCGGAGTCGGTTCCTCCCATACCTGTGCTACTATCGAAGTTCGTAGGGAGTGGAGAAACTTGACTTCCACTGAGCGTAAAGCTTGGATTGATGCTAGTAAT TGCTTGAACACTAGACCGAGATCAGGGAAGCTCAACCCACCAGTGAATACGGCCGTTGATTATCCCGGGTTTTTCAACCAG ATCGTACCCATAAACGAAAACTCCACATACTATGATGATCTCGTATATGC ACATATGAACCTCAATC CTCTCATTCATTTTACTGGATTCTTTTTACCTTGGCACCG TCTGTATTTACATGAATGGACGAATGCCCTTCGCTCCGAGTGTGGTTACGAGGGTATCGCACCAT ACTGGG CTTGGGAGAAAG ATGCTGCCGATTTTGAGAACAGTGCCATTTGGGATACTGATCCTGAATCAGGACTGGGCGGATTCGGTGATCCCAACGA TGACTACACAGTAAAGACAGGCGCTCTAAACATCACAGTTGTATACCCCAT CACACATAAGCTTCGTCGAAGATACACGCCCATTCTAGATTTGGAAAATGTCACTAAAATCCCTGCCAACTCTACTTTCTCGCAAGAAGAAGTGAATAGCCTGCTAGCCCAGCCTGAGGGAAATTTCACTGCGTTTCATGCCTCTGCCGAAAGGTTCGTCGGAATGCATACAGCGATTCACTATATTCTCGGAGG GGACCTCGCTggtggatgtcccaagggaTCGTCCAATACAACTGCGTGCCCTATCGAAGGAGCTCCAACATTCTCCCCCAACGAG CCGATGTTCCATATGCACCATGGG AACATTGATCGTTTCTGGTGGATGTGGCAAGAAAAGTCCgatttaaacaaagctgCATTTCATGGGGGATCGGTTCAG AATTTGTCCAATTTGGCTACATACCCTAATGGTCAACCCCCGTGGCTAAACAAAACGAGCCCTATTCCTACGGCCG GCATGTTCGACTCATACACCATTGAACAAGTTATGGATACCCGGAGCTGGCCTTTGTGTTATATTTATGAGTAA